Proteins from a genomic interval of Spea bombifrons isolate aSpeBom1 chromosome 4, aSpeBom1.2.pri, whole genome shotgun sequence:
- the ASTL gene encoding astacin-like metalloendopeptidase, which translates to MKVPFVIWVFGAAAVFVNPVTAGGKTQRTDDILAINNRLIPKDSPESSFLLEGDIIRNPGNIAQCTQTTSPVLADTSAGTSMVEHRKVASRWYSIIEGLAEVEDKPSHITIIMDAIRDMESSTCLRFVNRTNERDYISIEPVMGCFSSVGRMGGMQVVSLSYECLQRGRGKGVALHELMHVAGFWHEHSRADREDYIQIIWDQILSGYTHNFCKYETSNMLVEYDLMSILHYSRYAFSRSGLPTITPRNLNVDVGIGQRYNLSYSDILRVNKFYSCPQYKPSDDDRKVTIHAAQVVYPCSNGNFSDLLQTRNLAFTLKSTITAETLAPKQGFMKEPTHSSPSSKILTHGSSEPTAILASDFITGIVQDSTKQPPRASSESLAAAQAFTHAQGSVEAMETSHKSDYTNLSTPGSTKKSSTSEQSSADFTFSLASTRVNVSGDMSTVALNPQTTVSEPESSGDVEMDALPEEKTASDGARGFNVDVFQGSMAMPTYMSPEPLLATEMIQHSTPLAGNWARSTMFLQTEKPSLTFGMGKQFIHTSVYQNNIESVESQSVVDVSTWVSNPVPINTASEVADRLIQMATNPPIYSTDKHLASAAGTLSYKPADQSIMQEVPTTTTNGSPPIENTSTTMVANTINMSSVSDMFSGQSEDAMHDLEDKSVEHLSKEFIKIVSKRSLKELKNLSDNPQGLLKFSKSLRPGVIDGKPNSKKTSANLKSLLVMRKSRQPIGQDGVSPRRNTLEHHLYRILKVSRERSLSKMNVSNVLNVAENPQSVMRGALSKLFLAQKVPPGVSSASFYDMHSDKGVHPGENGKIFHHPQACGFENGLCGWRQSVDDNMDWSFIKGHRRHWISTGSLKHLNKPGGAYLSLTNFSKKGIPGARARLLSPVSNDTSCISFWYGSFNHTMGTLNIYIRTDFPGKLTLLWSTGGRKQMEWAKTYIQLIPSYRNKALQVVVEGVTGPSDENIVLDNVYAGQCV; encoded by the exons ATGAAGGTGCCGTTTGTGATTTGGGTGTTTGGAGCTGCAG CGGTCTTTGTGAATCCTGTAACTGCTGGGGGAAAGACCCAACGCACTGATGACATCCTGGCGATAAACAACC GTCTCATCCCCAAGGATTCTCCAGAAAGCAGCTTTCTGCTGGAAGGGGACATCATCAGAAAT cccgGGAACATTGCGCAATGCACGCAGACCACCTCCCCGGTGCTGGCCGATACTTCCGCCGggacttctatggtggagcaccggaaggtcgcGTCACGCTGGTACTCCATCATAGAAGGCCTGGCagaagtggaggaca AGCCATCTCACATAACGATAATCATGGATGCAATAAGGGACATGGAAAGTTCCACGTGCCTTCGATTTGTGAACCGCAcaaatgaaagagattatatcTCCATTGAGCCAGTAATGGG ATGTTTTTCCAGTGTTGGCCGTATGGGAGGCATGCAGGTGGTCTCCTTATCTTATGAATGTCTCCAGAGGGGCAGAGGAAAAGGTGTGGCTCTACATGAACTCATGCACGTGGCTGGGTTTTGGCATGAGCACTCCAGAGCTGACCGTGAAGACTATATCCAGATAATTTGGGACCAGATCTTGAGCG GTTATACACACAACTTCTGTAAATACGAAACAAGCAACATGTTGGTGGAATATGACTTAATGTCCATTCTCCATTATTCCCG GTATGCTTTCAGCAGATCTGGTCTTCCCACAATTACGCCTCGTAACCTCAACGTTGATGTGGGTATCGGCCAGCGGTACAACCTTAGCTACTCTGACATTCTACGAGTCAACAAGTTTTATTCTTGTCCCCAGTACAAGCCATCAGATG ATGACAGGAAGGTAACTATTCATGCTGCACAAGTTGTTTATCCATGCAGCAATGGCAATTTCAGTGACCTTCTACAAACCCGTAATTTGGCTTTTACTTTGAAAAGCACTATTACAGCTGAGACCCTTGCACCCAAACAAGGCTTTATGAAAGAGCCAACGCACAGCTCGCCATCATCCAAAATCCTCACCCATGGTTCCAGTGAGCCAACGGCCATTCTGGCTTCCGATTTCATAACTGGCATTGTACAAGACTCTACAAAACAGCCACCTCGTGCATCTTCAGAAAGTTTGGCCGCAGCTCAGGCTTTCACCCATGCACAAGGTTCAGTAGAGGCCATGGAAACCAGTCACAAATCAGATTATACAAACCTGTCAACACCAGGATCTACCAAGAAGTCTTCAACCTCTGAGCAAAGCTCTGCAGACTTTACGTTTAGTCTTGCATCCACTCGCGTTAATGTGTCAGGAGATATGTCCACTGTTGCTCTTAATCCCCAGACTACTGTATCTGAACCAGAAAGCAGTGGCGATGTTGAAATGGATGCATTGCCTGAGGAGAAAACGGCTTCTGATGGTGCAAGGGGTTTCAATGTTGATGTATTTCAAGGCTCTATGGCAATGCCGACATATATGTCCCCAGAGCCGTTACTCGCAACAGAGATGATTCAACACTCAACTCCTTTGGCTGGCAACTGGGCTAGGTCTACAATGTTTTTGCAAACTGAAAAACCCTCTCTGACATTTGGGATGGGAAAGCAGTTTATACATACATCTGTCTATCAAAACAACATTGAAAGTGTTGAATCCCAAAGTGTGGTAGATGTCTCTACTTGGGTGTCCAACCCCGTTCCAATCAACACTGCTAGTGAGGTAGCTGATAGACTAATCCAAATGGCCACCAACCCACCAATATATTCTACCGATAAACATTTGGCCAGTGCTGCTGGGACTTTGTCGTATAAACCAGCTGACCAAAGCATTATGCAGGAGGTCCCAACTACAACAACAAATGGGAGTCCACCTATTGAAAACACATCAACAACCATGGTCgcaaacacaattaatatgtCTTCAGTATCTGATATGTTTTCTGGGCAGTCTGAGGATGCAATGCATGACCTTGAGGATAAGAGTGTGGAGCATTTGAGTAAAGAGTTTATTAAAATAGTTAGCAAAAGATCTTTGAAGGAGCTTAAAAATCTATCGGACAATCCTCAGGGCTTATTGAAATTCTCCAAGTCCTTGCGTCCCGGTGTTATTGATGGAAAACCAAACTCCAAGAAAACATCTGCAAATCTGAAGTCGCTGCTTGTTATGAGAAAATCTAGACAACCCATCGGTCAGGATGGCGTATCGCCAAGACGCAATACACTAGAACACCACCTATACCGAATCTTAAAGGTATCCAGGGAGCGTTCTCTGTCTAAAATGAATGTTTCAAATGTACTTAACGTGGCAGAAAATCCCCAAAGCGTGATGAGAGGTGCCTTGTCAAAGTTATTTCTTGCCCAAAAAGTGCCTCCTGGTGTTTCGTCTGCTTCATTCTACGACATGCACTCGGATAAAGGGGTACATCCTGGAGAAAACGGAAAGATCTTTCATCATCCGCAGGCTTGTGGCTTTGAGAATGGGCTGTGTGGATGGAGGCAGAGTGTGGATGATAACATGGACTGGAGTTTCATTAAAGGACATAGGCGTCACTGGATCTCAACTGGATCCCTGAAGCACTTGAACAAACCAGGAG GTGCCTATCTGTCGCTAACCAATTTCTCAAAGAAAGGAATTCCAGGAGCGAGAGCTCGTCTTCTGAGTCCAGTATCAAATGACACTAGCTGCATCTCCTTTTGGTATGGCTCCTTCAATCACACGATGG GTACACTTAATATTTACATCAGGACTGACTTTCCGGGCAAACTGACTCTGTTGTGGTCAACTGGTGGGCGCAAGCAAATGGAATGGGCTAAGACGTATATTCAGTTAATACCTTCCTACAGGAACAAGGCCTTGCAG